Proteins encoded in a region of the Spirochaetota bacterium genome:
- a CDS encoding sugar phosphate nucleotidyltransferase — protein sequence MIAVILAAGQGIRLRPLTNSIPKGLISING from the coding sequence ATGATAGCGGTTATTCTGGCAGCTGGGCAGGGTATTAGATTAAGACCTCTAACAAATAGTATCCCAAAGGGATTGATATCAATTAATGGAAA